In Geotalea uraniireducens, the genomic window TCGACATGCCGGTCATGAACAGGCCGAAGGCGAGCACGGTGACGGCAGCGGCGGTCCGGGTCGAGTAGGGGGCATAGAAGGTCCAGCCGGTATCCATCGGGTTCAACAGCGAGCCGAACACCACGCAGATCCCGGCCACGAACAGCCAGTAGCTGAAGAGGTTGAGCCGCGGGAAGGCGACGTCACGGGCGCCGATCAGGAGCGGGATGAAGAAGTTGCCGAGCGACGACGGGATCGCCGGGATGACGAAGATGAAGATCATCAGCGCGCCGTGGATGGTGAAGAAGACGTTGTAGGTGTGGTCGGAGATGAAGCCCGGCCCGGGGGTCATCAGCTTCAGCCGGATGACGATGGCGAACAGCCCGCCGACCAGGAAGAAGAAGAGGGTAGTGAAGAGGTACATCACCCCGATCCGCTTGTGGTCGAGGGTGGTGGCCCAGGCGCGGAAACCCCGCTCGGTCAGGTAGCCCCGGTCGGCAAGAGGAACTGCGGCAGCGCGTTCAGTCATCGGCACCCCTTCCTCGAAGTCGGTCGGATTCCCTCAGTCCGGCAGACTTCTAATGCAGCGTCTTCAGATAGGCGATGATCGCCCGGATGTCATCGGCCGACAGCTTGCCCCGGAAGGTCGGCATGATCGGCGGGAAGCCCTTGACGATCTTGGCGTTGGGATCGACGATCGATTCCCGGATGTAGTCGTCGTCGGCGGTGACGCTCTGCCCGGTGGAGAGCGGGACGCTTTTGCCGTACAGCCCCTTGAGGGTCGGGCCGACCTTGGGGGTGCCGTCGACGGTGTGGCAGCCGAGGCAGCCCGACTGCTCCATCAACTCCTCACCCTTCTCCGCCAGCGGCTCCGTGCCGGCCTTGGCCTGCCGGGCCTTCGCCTCTTGCTGCTCCACCCACTGCGCGTAGGCGGCCGCCGGCATGACGACCAGGGTGGCCCGCATCAGCGAATGGCCGGTGCCGCAGTACTGCGAGCAGAAGATATCGTAGGAACCGACCCGGTCCGGTTCGAGCCAGAGATAGGTGTAGCGTCCCGGCAGCACGTCCTGTTTCTGCCGGTAGGCGGGGATGAAGAAGCCGTGGATCACGTCCCGGGAGGTCATGGTCAGCTTGACCGGCCGGCCGACCGGCAGCCGCAGCTCGCCGACCACCGTCCGGCCGTCGGGGTAGGTGAAGCTCCACTGCCACTGCTGGGCGGTAACGGCGATCTCGGTGGCGTGGGCCAGCGGCGATTTCAGGTCGATGAACACCACGTAGCCGTAGGCGAAGATCGCCAGGAGAAGCAGCGACGGGACGATCACCCAGACGGTTTCCAGGGTGTGATTGTCGGTGATGTACGGCGTCTCGACGTCCGGTTCCCCCTTCTTCCGCCGGTAGCGCAGGGCGAAATAAATCAGGAACCCCTGGGTGAGGAGAAAGAAAAAGATGCAGATGGCGGCAATGAAGATGAAGGCGCCATCGACTTCGCCGGCCGATCGGGAGGCTTCTCCGTGGAGGAATGTCAGTGCGGGCATAACGTCCTTCGCGCGATGTCGTTTCGGCCGTGCGTCAGCCGTTGCCGCCGGGGCGGCGGCGCTTCTCCCGCCGCCAGAGGACCAGGACCAGTCCGCCGAGCAAGAGCCCCACTGCGGAGGCGGCGGTGTTCATGATCCGTACCGCCGCCAGCACGTATTTTTTCCCGACCGGATCGTAGTGATAGCAGGAGAGGATCAGCTGGTTGATCAGCGACGAGCCGCCGATCTTCCCTCCTGCCGCCTCGATCAGCGCCAGTTTCAGGTCCCGCGGCGGGATTTCCATGCCGTAGAGGTAGCGGGCCACCTTCCCCTGGGGGGTAATGAGCAGGATCACCGACGGGTGAGCGAAATTGGCCGGCCCGAGTTTGACGTAGCGGAAGCCGACCGCCCGGGTCAGCCGCTCGATCTCCGGCTGCCGGCCGCTCAGAAACGGCCAGCGGTTCGCCGGATCGGCGATTCCCCGGAGCAGAGCATGGGATTCGCTCCATTTCCGCCGGACGATCTCCGGCGGCTCCGCCGGGTTGATGCTGACGGTGACGATCCGGAAATCGCGGTCGAGCGACAGCCCGCTGATGCCGTTCATGGTGGCCACCAGGTTGCGGAACTGCAGCGGGCAGAGCATCGGGCATTCGTAATAGTTCAGGGTGAGGATCACCGGCTGGCCGGTAAAATAGTCTCCCAGCCGCACCGCCGTGCCGTTCTGGTCCGTAAAGGGAAGATCGAGGGGGATGGCGGCCCCCAGGTGTTCGTCGACCCCGACTCCCGCCAGCACTTCGTCTTCGGCGGTGTGGGCCGTTGCTCTGGCGGAGCCGAGCAGCAGCGCGGCCAGAACGGTCAGCAATGCCAGGATGATGGCACGGCGTTGCCGGTTGCGAGCGGTCATCTGTTCTCCTCCCGTGCCGGGGATGCCGCGGCCGAACCGGCCCGGCTTTCGGTAAGTGTAGGTCATAGCGGGCAAATTGCAACGGAATGGGGGGCACTCCCGCCTTGTCGGGGCACAAAACTATGTTACTCTTTGATACAGTTGCTGTCGGCCCACGCAACATCCGGATCATCATGGCCCAGACAACACTTCATAATTCCCCCACCGGGATGACGCGCGAAGGTGCGGCCGCCTGCGGCTTTTTGCCGCTGCCGGCTCCGTTGCGTGTTTCGTCCTGCCCGTTGAAGACATTCGTCTTGCTGCTCGGTCTGATAACGATTTTGTCGCTCCTGCCGGTGACGGCCCGCGGCGCCCATCTCGTCCTGCGGGTTGGCGGCGAGCAGAATCTCCCCATTTCATCGGTCGACGAAGACGGTAAGGCCTACGGCATTATTCCCGAGCTGCTCAATTACATCGCCGCCAAAGAGGGGTGGACGATCCAGTATGTCCCCTGCACCTGGCACGACTGCCTTGCCGGCCTCGACAAGGGGGACCTGGACCTGCTGATGGCGATCGCCTATTCGCCCGACCGGGCCGAACGGTACGATTTCAACCGGGTGGCGGCGTTGTCGAACTGGGGACAGATCTATGCCGCGCCGGGGGTCCGGATCGAGTCGTTGCTCGATCTCCAAGGGAAACGAATTGCGGTGGTAAACAGCGATACGCACCAGAAGGCGTTTCGCGAGATGTTCCGCAAGTTCGGCAAGAATGCCGTCTATGTCGAAGTGGACAAGTTTGCCGACGTCTTCAGCGCCATCGCCCAGGGGCGGGCCGATGCCGGGATCGTCAACCGCTTTTTCGGCCTGGCCTACGCCGGGCGCTACCCGGTCAAGATGACGCCGGTAGTGTTCAACCCGATCGAGATTCGCTTCGCGGCTCACCCGGGAGAGAGCGACGAGATTCTCAAGACCATCGACCGGTACCTCGTCCAGTTTAAGGAGGACAAGGACTCCCCGTATTACGCGGCGCTGGATAAATGGCTGGTCGGACTCAAGCCGCGCACCGAGGTGCCGGGCTGGGTCAAGTGGGGGGGGAGCGTCCTGGTGTCGGTGGCTTTGG contains:
- the coxB gene encoding cytochrome c oxidase subunit II, whose amino-acid sequence is MPALTFLHGEASRSAGEVDGAFIFIAAICIFFFLLTQGFLIYFALRYRRKKGEPDVETPYITDNHTLETVWVIVPSLLLLAIFAYGYVVFIDLKSPLAHATEIAVTAQQWQWSFTYPDGRTVVGELRLPVGRPVKLTMTSRDVIHGFFIPAYRQKQDVLPGRYTYLWLEPDRVGSYDIFCSQYCGTGHSLMRATLVVMPAAAYAQWVEQQEAKARQAKAGTEPLAEKGEELMEQSGCLGCHTVDGTPKVGPTLKGLYGKSVPLSTGQSVTADDDYIRESIVDPNAKIVKGFPPIMPTFRGKLSADDIRAIIAYLKTLH
- a CDS encoding SCO family protein, with the translated sequence MTARNRQRRAIILALLTVLAALLLGSARATAHTAEDEVLAGVGVDEHLGAAIPLDLPFTDQNGTAVRLGDYFTGQPVILTLNYYECPMLCPLQFRNLVATMNGISGLSLDRDFRIVTVSINPAEPPEIVRRKWSESHALLRGIADPANRWPFLSGRQPEIERLTRAVGFRYVKLGPANFAHPSVILLITPQGKVARYLYGMEIPPRDLKLALIEAAGGKIGGSSLINQLILSCYHYDPVGKKYVLAAVRIMNTAASAVGLLLGGLVLVLWRREKRRRPGGNG